The Alosa sapidissima isolate fAloSap1 chromosome 6, fAloSap1.pri, whole genome shotgun sequence genome window below encodes:
- the LOC121712185 gene encoding pre-mRNA-splicing factor CWC22-like isoform X2 — MQHDDRSRSDAPSPPARSRHDDRSRSGTPSPPARYRHDDRSRGDAPSPPARYRHDDRSRGDAPSPPARSRHDDRSRGDAPSLPSRSRHDDRSRGDAPSPPARSRLDERAQRSDDRSRSDAPSPPARSRHDVRSRRCDARSRSDAPSPPARSRHDRPWHGDLSSPPYDRHDAVTETGRWAFPLPWDGAANFKNWWAEHQGLCWVGQKGS; from the exons ATGCAGCATGATGACCGATCCCGTAGTGACGCCCCCAGTCCTCCAGCCAGGTCCAGACATGATGACCGATCCCGTAGTGGCACCCCCAGTCCTCCAGCCAGGTACAGACATGATGACCGATCCCGTGGTGATGCCCCCAGTCCTCCAGCCAGGTACAGACATGATGACCGATCCCGTGGTGATGCCCCCAGTCCTCCAGCCAGGTCCAGACATGATGACCGATCCCGTGGTGATGCCCCCAGCCTCCCATCCAGGTCCAGACATGATGACCGATCCCGTGGTGATGCCCCCAGCCCCCCGGCTAGGTCCAGACTTGATGAAAGAGCACAGCGAAGTGATGACCGATCCCGTAGTGATGCCCCCAGCCCCCCGGCCAGGTCCAGACATGATGTTAGATCGCGGCGATGTGATGCCCGATCCCGTAGTGATGCCCCCAGTCCCCCGGCCAGGTCCAGACATGACAGACCCTGGCATGGTGATCTCAGCAGCCCCCCCTATGACAGGCATG ATGCAGTGACTGAGACTGGGAGATGGGCCTTCCCATTGCCTTGGGATG GTGCTGCAAATTTCAAGAACTGGTGGGCGGAACACCAAGGACTGTGCTGGGTTGGACAG AAGGGCTCATGA
- the LOC121712185 gene encoding pre-mRNA-splicing factor CWC22-like isoform X1, which translates to MQHDDRSRSDAPSPPARSRHDDRSRSGTPSPPARYRHDDRSRGDAPSPPARYRHDDRSRGDAPSPPARSRHDDRSRGDAPSLPSRSRHDDRSRGDAPSPPARSRLDERAQRSDDRSRSDAPSPPARSRHDVRSRRCDARSRSDAPSPPARSRHDRPWHGDLSSPPYDRHDAVTETGRWAFPLPWDVFQKSPEPTGRYRQSSEGNTACLFSCPY; encoded by the exons ATGCAGCATGATGACCGATCCCGTAGTGACGCCCCCAGTCCTCCAGCCAGGTCCAGACATGATGACCGATCCCGTAGTGGCACCCCCAGTCCTCCAGCCAGGTACAGACATGATGACCGATCCCGTGGTGATGCCCCCAGTCCTCCAGCCAGGTACAGACATGATGACCGATCCCGTGGTGATGCCCCCAGTCCTCCAGCCAGGTCCAGACATGATGACCGATCCCGTGGTGATGCCCCCAGCCTCCCATCCAGGTCCAGACATGATGACCGATCCCGTGGTGATGCCCCCAGCCCCCCGGCTAGGTCCAGACTTGATGAAAGAGCACAGCGAAGTGATGACCGATCCCGTAGTGATGCCCCCAGCCCCCCGGCCAGGTCCAGACATGATGTTAGATCGCGGCGATGTGATGCCCGATCCCGTAGTGATGCCCCCAGTCCCCCGGCCAGGTCCAGACATGACAGACCCTGGCATGGTGATCTCAGCAGCCCCCCCTATGACAGGCATG ATGCAGTGACTGAGACTGGGAGATGGGCCTTCCCATTGCCTTGGGATG tgTTCCAGAAAAGTCCTGAGCCTACTGGTCGATATCGGCAATCGTCTGAAGGAAACACAGCCTGCCTCTTCAGCTGTCCATATTGA